In Acidovorax sp. 106, the following proteins share a genomic window:
- a CDS encoding fumarylacetoacetate hydrolase family protein: protein MRFATLKNGSLDGRLVLVSSSGLLAVDAAPTAGSLLEALQNWDAVEPALRERAAAMEAGTVVGSFAFDPAACSAPLPRSPQWLDASAFLNHGRLMERAFNTPPIPHFDTIPVMYQGASDDFLGPCDDVPMPSEADGIDFEGEFGVICGAVPMAVTPETALASVRLIVQINDWSLRALGPHEMKTGFGFLQAKPSTSFAPLAVTPDELGDAWQGGRVHMRLHVESNGQWFGHPHGGEMNFGFGQLIAHAARTRQLTAGTIVGSGTVSNQSRDAGSACLAERRVIEILDEGAAKTPFMRYGDTVRMQARWPDGREGPFGLVHQRVVAPGADGAKGR from the coding sequence ATGCGATTTGCGACTTTGAAAAACGGTAGCCTGGATGGCCGCCTGGTATTGGTTTCTTCCAGCGGCCTGCTGGCCGTCGATGCCGCGCCGACAGCGGGCAGCCTGCTGGAGGCCTTGCAGAACTGGGATGCCGTGGAGCCTGCCCTGCGCGAGCGCGCCGCAGCGATGGAGGCGGGCACTGTCGTTGGCAGCTTCGCGTTCGACCCAGCGGCCTGCAGCGCACCCTTGCCGCGCAGCCCGCAGTGGCTGGATGCCTCGGCCTTCCTCAACCATGGCCGCTTGATGGAGAGGGCGTTCAACACCCCGCCCATCCCGCATTTCGACACCATCCCGGTCATGTACCAGGGCGCTAGCGATGACTTTCTGGGGCCTTGTGACGACGTGCCTATGCCCAGCGAGGCCGATGGCATCGACTTCGAGGGCGAGTTCGGCGTCATCTGCGGCGCGGTGCCCATGGCGGTGACGCCAGAGACGGCCTTGGCCAGCGTGCGCTTGATCGTGCAGATCAACGACTGGAGCCTGCGTGCACTGGGTCCGCACGAGATGAAGACGGGCTTTGGCTTCTTGCAGGCCAAGCCCTCCACCAGCTTTGCCCCGCTGGCCGTGACGCCCGATGAGCTGGGCGATGCCTGGCAAGGTGGCCGGGTGCATATGCGCCTGCATGTGGAGTCCAACGGCCAATGGTTTGGTCACCCCCATGGAGGCGAAATGAATTTTGGCTTTGGGCAACTGATTGCGCACGCGGCCCGCACGCGGCAGCTGACGGCGGGCACCATCGTCGGCTCGGGCACCGTGTCCAACCAGTCCCGTGATGCGGGTTCTGCCTGCCTGGCCGAGCGGCGCGTGATCGAGATCCTGGACGAGGGCGCAGCCAAAACGCCCTTCATGCGCTACGGCGATACCGTGCGCATGCAGGCCCGTTGGCCTGATGGGCGTGAAGGCCCGTTTGGCCTGGTGCACCAGCGTGTGGTGGCGCCTGGTGCTGATGGTGCGAAGGGGCGCTGA
- a CDS encoding NAD-dependent epimerase/dehydratase family protein, translating to MQHVVITGAGGFVGAALVQRLRAQPQSLGQAGPIRLTLVDRVAASAPDSLCAPQAQLQENVRWHLGSFADPALLQALRDDPPDCVFHLASVPGALAEREPALGVQANLLDTVALLEGLAQSVRAGRASAPPRVVFASSVAVYGALGTGPMTEAHVPQPALSYGTHKWTTELLLADYSRRGELDACSLRLPGVVARPPAETGHGSAFMSQIFHALQGRQAYTCPVSPQATAWWMSLERCLDNLLHAARLPAAAMTPARCWQPPVLQASVASVVQAAAHHLGCSAQDYIAYAPDPRIEAVFGRQPPLHTPQAQAAGFVHDGGVEALVARVLEPLGPPALPGA from the coding sequence ATGCAACATGTGGTCATCACCGGTGCGGGGGGCTTTGTGGGGGCGGCCCTGGTGCAGCGTTTGCGCGCACAACCGCAGAGCCTCGGGCAAGCAGGCCCGATACGGCTCACGCTGGTCGATCGCGTTGCTGCGTCAGCGCCCGACTCGCTCTGTGCTCCGCAAGCGCAGTTGCAGGAGAACGTGCGTTGGCACTTGGGCAGCTTTGCCGACCCCGCCTTGCTGCAGGCCTTGCGCGACGATCCGCCGGACTGCGTGTTTCACCTTGCCAGCGTGCCGGGCGCGCTGGCCGAGCGTGAGCCCGCGTTGGGCGTGCAGGCCAATTTGCTCGACACCGTGGCCCTGCTCGAAGGACTGGCCCAGTCGGTGCGCGCAGGGCGGGCCAGCGCGCCGCCGCGTGTGGTGTTTGCCAGCTCGGTCGCGGTGTATGGGGCCTTGGGGACAGGACCCATGACCGAGGCGCATGTGCCGCAGCCCGCGCTGAGCTACGGCACCCACAAATGGACCACCGAGCTGCTGCTGGCCGACTACAGCCGCCGTGGCGAGCTCGATGCCTGCAGCCTGCGCCTTCCCGGCGTGGTGGCCCGCCCCCCGGCCGAAACGGGCCACGGCTCGGCCTTCATGAGCCAGATATTCCATGCCCTGCAGGGGCGGCAGGCCTACACCTGCCCCGTCTCGCCCCAGGCCACAGCCTGGTGGATGTCGCTGGAGCGCTGCCTGGACAACCTACTGCATGCCGCGCGGTTGCCCGCAGCCGCGATGACCCCGGCCCGCTGCTGGCAGCCGCCGGTGTTGCAGGCTTCGGTGGCCTCTGTGGTGCAGGCGGCAGCGCACCACCTGGGTTGTAGCGCGCAGGACTATATTGCCTACGCGCCCGACCCGCGCATCGAGGCCGTGTTTGGCCGCCAGCCGCCGTTGCACACACCACAAGCCCAAGCGGCGGGCTTTGTACACGACGGTGGTGTGGAGGCGTTGGTGGCGCGGGTGCTGGAGCCGCTGGGGCCGCCTGCCTTGCCTGGCGCGTGA
- the arsC gene encoding arsenate reductase (glutaredoxin) (This arsenate reductase requires both glutathione and glutaredoxin to convert arsenate to arsenite, after which the efflux transporter formed by ArsA and ArsB can extrude the arsenite from the cell, providing resistance.), which yields MSVTFFHNPKCSTSRNALVLVRERGVEPVVVDYLKHPPSRTTLQALVASSGQGALYLVRTKEPLFKELHLDAPGVTDDQLLDALAAHPVLLNRPVASSPRGTRVGRPIEAVLEIL from the coding sequence ATGAGCGTCACTTTTTTTCACAACCCCAAGTGCAGCACCTCGCGCAACGCCCTGGTCCTGGTCCGCGAGCGCGGTGTGGAGCCTGTGGTGGTCGATTACCTCAAACACCCACCCAGCCGCACCACGCTGCAAGCCCTGGTGGCCAGCAGCGGCCAGGGCGCGCTGTACCTGGTGCGCACCAAAGAGCCGCTGTTCAAAGAGCTGCACCTGGACGCCCCAGGCGTCACCGACGACCAGTTGCTGGACGCCCTGGCCGCCCACCCGGTCCTGCTGAACCGCCCCGTGGCCAGCAGCCCCCGTGGCACGCGGGTAGGCCGGCCTATTGAGGCGGTGCTGGAGATTTTGTAA
- a CDS encoding DUF1045 domain-containing protein → MTAPRYTLAWAPQPGTLGWLAGSHWLGRCAAQLRTLPQLDIAEVPPEVLHLLTARPRQWGWRAAWAPSFALAEGADWLTLQATVHRLATQWQTMALPPLQVVRHAGVLALGPTPGHRAHAALNAWATQCQQALQTVAAPQPNDAATDDLPWTFHLPLTGPLHLIQPPLQDVVEDVAQQFFADLPPQHIDSLALFSQKHPQDDFVLLDHFELAPATATSTATEPNPL, encoded by the coding sequence ATGACCGCCCCTCGCTACACCCTGGCCTGGGCGCCCCAGCCCGGCACGCTGGGCTGGCTGGCGGGCAGCCACTGGCTGGGCCGCTGCGCCGCGCAACTGCGCACCCTGCCCCAGCTCGACATTGCCGAAGTGCCGCCCGAGGTGCTGCACCTGCTCACGGCCCGCCCCCGCCAATGGGGCTGGCGCGCCGCCTGGGCCCCCAGCTTTGCCCTGGCCGAGGGCGCAGACTGGCTCACCCTGCAAGCCACCGTGCACCGCCTGGCCACCCAATGGCAAACCATGGCCTTGCCCCCACTGCAGGTGGTACGCCACGCAGGCGTGCTGGCCTTAGGCCCCACCCCAGGCCACCGCGCCCATGCCGCGCTGAACGCCTGGGCCACCCAATGCCAGCAAGCCTTGCAGACGGTGGCGGCACCGCAACCCAACGATGCGGCGACAGACGACCTGCCCTGGACATTCCACCTGCCCCTGACCGGACCGCTACACCTGATACAGCCGCCGCTGCAGGATGTGGTGGAAGACGTGGCACAGCAGTTTTTCGCTGACCTGCCACCCCAGCACATCGACAGCTTGGCGCTGTTTTCACAAAAGCACCCGCAAGACGACTTCGTGCTGCTGGACCACTTTGAGCTGGCGCCCGCTACTGCAACTTCAACAGCAACTGAGCCCAACCCGCTATGA
- a CDS encoding Lrp/AsnC family transcriptional regulator translates to MDARIISALGEDGRRSYADVGAEVGLSTAAVHERVKKLLDKGVIRRFSISVDPDRVGLSFTAFVAIRNDGGIHCREVAPRLRAMPEVQELHSVAGEYDFLAKIRTTHARALEDVIYQIKAIEGVARTTSTVVLSTAFEDRPLDLGKLQPGKTPTPTGT, encoded by the coding sequence ATGGACGCCAGAATTATTTCGGCGCTTGGTGAAGATGGCCGTCGCTCTTACGCCGATGTCGGGGCTGAAGTGGGACTGTCTACGGCGGCCGTGCACGAACGGGTCAAGAAGCTGCTGGACAAGGGCGTGATCCGGCGCTTTTCCATCAGCGTGGACCCCGACCGGGTGGGGTTGAGCTTCACCGCCTTTGTGGCGATCCGCAACGATGGCGGCATCCACTGCCGCGAAGTGGCCCCGCGCCTGCGCGCCATGCCCGAGGTGCAAGAGCTGCACAGCGTGGCGGGCGAATACGACTTCCTGGCCAAGATCCGCACCACCCACGCCCGCGCACTCGAAGACGTCATCTACCAAATCAAGGCCATTGAGGGCGTGGCCCGCACTACCAGCACCGTGGTGCTGAGCACCGCCTTTGAAGACCGGCCGCTGGACCTGGGCAAGCTGCAGCCCGGCAAAACCCCAACCCCGACGGGCACATGA
- a CDS encoding EamA family transporter, whose product MPTFFNVQGSKWGLGRSGALVLALLLVYVVWGTTYFAIGIALQSMPPLWMNAIRFLCAGGVMLLVALWQGHTLPSVVQWRNAALVGALMVFGAMNCVGLAQKLGIGSGLMATVVTTMPMWLALWTRWGGERVPLTSWVGLALGVVGALLLALEGDFSATWQGALFAFGAPLCWSVGSYASRKLTLPAPAMAAAAQWLVGGALCFVVAAWVESVGALAHVSAKSWAAWVYLVVFGTLIALNAYLWLLQNASAALAGSYSFVNPAVALLVGVALGGELLTGWVFAALPLIAGALVCILYGPLVLGLWQRNVVPRLRAAWASGDRQRQM is encoded by the coding sequence ATGCCGACATTTTTCAATGTGCAAGGGTCCAAGTGGGGTCTGGGGCGCTCTGGGGCGCTGGTGCTGGCCTTGTTGCTGGTGTATGTGGTGTGGGGCACCACGTATTTCGCCATTGGCATTGCGCTGCAAAGCATGCCGCCGCTGTGGATGAATGCCATCCGTTTTTTGTGCGCAGGCGGGGTGATGCTGCTCGTAGCGCTGTGGCAGGGGCACACCCTGCCCTCGGTCGTGCAGTGGCGCAACGCAGCTTTGGTGGGCGCGCTCATGGTGTTCGGCGCCATGAACTGTGTCGGCTTGGCGCAGAAGCTGGGCATTGGATCGGGCCTGATGGCCACGGTGGTCACCACCATGCCCATGTGGCTGGCCCTGTGGACGCGCTGGGGCGGCGAGCGCGTGCCGTTGACCAGTTGGGTGGGCCTGGCGCTCGGCGTGGTGGGCGCGCTGCTGCTGGCGCTGGAGGGCGACTTCTCGGCCACCTGGCAAGGCGCCTTGTTTGCTTTTGGTGCGCCGCTGTGCTGGAGCGTGGGCTCGTACGCGTCGCGCAAGCTCACGCTGCCTGCTCCCGCCATGGCTGCGGCCGCGCAGTGGCTGGTGGGCGGCGCACTGTGCTTCGTTGTCGCGGCCTGGGTGGAGTCCGTGGGGGCGCTGGCGCATGTCTCGGCCAAGTCGTGGGCAGCCTGGGTGTACTTGGTTGTGTTTGGCACGCTCATCGCCCTCAATGCCTACTTGTGGCTGTTGCAAAACGCCTCGGCCGCATTGGCGGGCAGCTACTCATTTGTGAACCCTGCCGTGGCCCTGTTGGTGGGTGTGGCGCTGGGGGGCGAGCTGCTCACCGGCTGGGTGTTTGCCGCGCTGCCGCTGATTGCCGGGGCGCTGGTGTGCATCCTGTATGGGCCCCTGGTGCTGGGCCTGTGGCAGCGCAATGTGGTGCCCCGGCTGCGCGCGGCCTGGGCATCTGGAGACCGCCAGCGGCAAATGTAA
- a CDS encoding DUF1840 domain-containing protein, with amino-acid sequence MLYKFKSRAAADLILLEPQGRQILQIIGKAPAPNGIVTAAQIPAALAALEAAVAADEARLREAAQQAAEADPNAPEDEPRDIVRLRQRAAPFIDLLRRSLQEDCDVVWGV; translated from the coding sequence ATGCTCTACAAATTCAAATCCCGCGCCGCTGCCGACCTCATCCTGCTGGAACCCCAGGGGCGGCAGATCTTGCAAATCATTGGCAAAGCGCCAGCGCCCAACGGCATCGTGACGGCTGCGCAAATCCCGGCCGCGCTGGCCGCTCTGGAGGCCGCCGTGGCCGCTGACGAAGCGCGCCTGCGCGAGGCCGCGCAACAGGCCGCAGAGGCGGACCCGAACGCACCGGAAGACGAGCCCCGCGACATAGTCCGCCTGCGCCAGCGTGCAGCTCCGTTCATCGACCTGTTGCGCCGCAGCCTGCAAGAGGACTGTGATGTGGTCTGGGGTGTCTGA
- a CDS encoding YcxB family protein codes for MPYHAELRYDKALIRSAAAVYWRRTVGLRLPWVCVAMGGFLVYLVAQGHRSWVEGVLGATLVFGCAMMVAVFVVHYRNGLAKLRDMREPVAQLRVDETGLAVESLAGKAALPWSAVQEVWRCEGFWLVLLSPAQFITVPTRTLGPDMQAFVMSQLSAAGARIR; via the coding sequence ATGCCCTACCACGCCGAACTTCGCTACGACAAAGCCCTGATCCGGTCGGCCGCCGCTGTGTACTGGCGGCGCACGGTGGGTTTACGCCTGCCTTGGGTGTGTGTGGCGATGGGCGGTTTCCTGGTCTACCTGGTGGCGCAGGGGCATCGCAGCTGGGTGGAAGGGGTGCTGGGGGCCACGTTGGTCTTTGGCTGCGCGATGATGGTGGCGGTCTTTGTCGTTCACTACCGCAATGGGCTGGCCAAACTGCGGGACATGCGCGAGCCGGTGGCGCAGCTCCGGGTGGACGAGACAGGCCTCGCCGTTGAATCCCTGGCAGGCAAGGCGGCGCTGCCCTGGTCTGCGGTGCAAGAGGTGTGGCGCTGCGAAGGGTTCTGGCTCGTGCTGCTGTCGCCCGCGCAATTCATCACCGTACCGACCCGAACGCTGGGCCCTGACATGCAGGCGTTTGTGATGTCCCAACTGTCTGCCGCAGGTGCGCGAATTCGTTGA
- a CDS encoding tripartite tricarboxylate transporter substrate binding protein codes for MALAFTLTAAGALAVAAAASLLVPGNAHAQAAPGSAAGWPNKPVRIIVPFAPGGTTDILARAMAPELGRAFGQPFIVENRAGAGGNVGAEAVAKSANDGYTLLMGTVGTHGINRALYAKLPYDPIKDFVPITLVAAVPNVMVMNPDKAKVLGVTNVQDFIKAAKANPGKLNMASSGNGTSIHLAGELFKSMTGTYMLHLPYRGSGPALMDMVAGNADVMFDNLPSSMAQIKAGKLVALAVTSSQRSAALPDVPTVEQAGGPALKGFEASSWFGLLAPAGTAPDIVHRIQQETAKALASPAVKERLTAQGAIPGGNTPAEFARHIEQEHQKWAGVVKVSGAKVD; via the coding sequence ATGGCCCTTGCATTCACCCTGACAGCAGCGGGCGCCTTGGCGGTGGCTGCAGCCGCCTCGCTGCTCGTACCCGGCAATGCCCATGCGCAGGCTGCGCCCGGCTCAGCGGCTGGCTGGCCCAACAAGCCCGTGCGCATCATCGTGCCCTTTGCCCCCGGCGGCACCACCGACATCCTGGCGCGCGCCATGGCGCCTGAGCTGGGCCGCGCTTTCGGGCAACCTTTCATTGTGGAAAACCGCGCTGGCGCGGGCGGCAATGTGGGGGCCGAGGCTGTGGCCAAGTCTGCCAACGACGGCTACACCTTGCTCATGGGCACCGTGGGCACGCACGGCATCAACCGCGCGCTGTACGCCAAGCTACCTTACGACCCCATCAAGGACTTTGTACCCATCACCCTGGTGGCCGCCGTGCCCAACGTGATGGTGATGAACCCCGACAAGGCCAAAGTCCTGGGCGTGACCAACGTGCAGGACTTCATCAAAGCAGCCAAGGCCAACCCCGGCAAACTGAACATGGCGTCCAGCGGCAACGGCACCTCCATCCACCTGGCGGGCGAGCTGTTCAAAAGCATGACGGGCACCTACATGCTGCACCTGCCGTACCGAGGCTCGGGCCCCGCGCTGATGGACATGGTGGCGGGCAACGCCGATGTGATGTTCGACAACCTGCCCTCGTCCATGGCGCAGATCAAGGCTGGCAAGCTGGTGGCCCTGGCCGTGACCAGCAGCCAGCGCTCTGCCGCACTGCCCGATGTGCCCACGGTGGAGCAGGCTGGCGGCCCGGCCCTCAAGGGCTTTGAGGCCAGTTCCTGGTTCGGCCTGCTGGCCCCTGCGGGCACCGCCCCTGACATCGTCCATCGCATCCAGCAAGAGACGGCCAAAGCGCTGGCCAGCCCGGCCGTGAAAGAACGGCTCACCGCCCAAGGCGCCATCCCAGGCGGCAACACCCCGGCCGAGTTTGCGCGCCACATTGAGCAGGAACACCAGAAATGGGCGGGGGTGGTGAAGGTGTCAGGGGCGAAGGTGGATTGA
- a CDS encoding tripartite tricarboxylate transporter substrate-binding protein: protein MKNLLKLSLAAAAVVTAFGVQAQEFPSKDKTITLVVPYAAGGPTDRVARDLAEALRKPLGVSVVVDNTAGAGSTIGTAKAARATPDGYTLLLNHISMSTMPTMYRKLSFNVANDFEYLGIINDVPMTLIAKPSMPANNYKELSAWINQNKGKINLGNAGQGSASHLCGLMFQSALQVDMTPVPYKGTAPAITDLIGGQIDLLCDQTTNTTSQIEGKKVKAYAVTTTKRLTTPALKDLPTLAESGVKDFNVTIWHGVYAPKGTPADVLKKINEAIKVALKDPEFIKKQEGLGAVVATDKRIEPAEHKQFVQSEINKWGAVIKAAGTYAD, encoded by the coding sequence ATGAAAAATCTGCTGAAACTCTCGCTGGCCGCCGCCGCAGTGGTCACCGCCTTCGGCGTACAAGCGCAAGAGTTCCCGTCCAAAGACAAGACGATCACGCTGGTGGTTCCTTACGCAGCGGGCGGCCCCACAGACCGCGTGGCGCGCGACCTGGCCGAAGCCCTGCGCAAACCCCTGGGTGTGAGCGTGGTGGTGGACAACACGGCCGGTGCTGGCAGCACCATCGGTACCGCCAAGGCGGCCCGCGCCACCCCCGACGGCTACACGCTGCTGCTCAACCACATCAGCATGTCCACCATGCCCACGATGTACCGCAAGCTGTCGTTCAACGTAGCCAATGATTTTGAGTACCTGGGCATCATCAACGATGTGCCCATGACGCTGATCGCCAAGCCCAGCATGCCCGCCAACAACTACAAGGAGCTGTCGGCCTGGATCAACCAGAACAAGGGCAAGATCAACCTGGGCAATGCGGGCCAAGGCTCGGCATCGCACCTGTGCGGTCTGATGTTCCAAAGCGCGCTGCAGGTGGACATGACCCCTGTGCCTTACAAGGGTACCGCCCCCGCCATCACCGATCTGATCGGCGGCCAGATCGATCTGCTGTGCGACCAGACCACCAACACCACGTCGCAGATCGAAGGCAAGAAGGTCAAGGCCTACGCCGTGACCACCACCAAGCGCCTCACCACGCCAGCCCTCAAAGACCTGCCCACACTGGCCGAGTCGGGTGTGAAGGACTTCAACGTGACCATCTGGCACGGCGTGTACGCGCCCAAGGGCACCCCTGCCGACGTGCTCAAGAAGATCAACGAAGCCATCAAGGTGGCCCTGAAGGACCCCGAGTTCATCAAGAAGCAAGAAGGCCTGGGCGCCGTGGTGGCCACCGACAAGCGCATCGAACCTGCTGAACACAAACAATTTGTGCAGTCTGAGATCAACAAGTGGGGCGCCGTCATCAAGGCCGCTGGCACTTACGCTGACTGA
- a CDS encoding phenylacetate--CoA ligase family protein — protein MSTFYDDLETRSPGAREAALMAALPQQIAHAQKASPAFASILAGVDAAGVTSRAALAHLPVTRKYELLERQQAGRASNVFGGFSALGFGPGMTRVFASPGTIYEPEGTRPDYWRMARAIYAAGFRRGELIHNSFSYHFVPAGSMMETGAHALGCTVFPGGTGQTEQQVQAMAELQPAGYIGTPSFLKIIVEKAAEMGVALPTVTKALVSGEAFPPSLRDWFAERGIAGYQCYATADLGLIAYETSAREGLVLDEGVIVEIVRPGTGDPVPEGEVGELVITTLNPDYPLVRFGTGDLSAVLPGTCPTGRTGTRIKGWMGRADQTTKVRGMFVHPGQVAQIAKRFPQVLRARLVVSGEMANDQMVLQVETTETAEGLAHQLSDAIREVTKLRGEVQMVPPGTLPNDGRVIEDARSYR, from the coding sequence ATGAGCACGTTTTATGACGACCTGGAAACCCGCAGCCCTGGGGCGCGGGAAGCGGCGCTGATGGCGGCGCTGCCGCAGCAGATCGCCCATGCCCAGAAGGCATCGCCCGCGTTTGCCAGCATACTCGCGGGGGTGGATGCGGCGGGCGTGACCAGCCGCGCAGCCCTGGCGCATTTGCCCGTCACGCGCAAGTACGAGCTGCTGGAGCGCCAGCAGGCGGGCCGCGCCAGCAATGTGTTTGGGGGCTTCAGTGCGCTGGGTTTTGGGCCGGGCATGACGCGCGTGTTTGCCAGCCCTGGCACCATCTACGAGCCCGAGGGCACGCGGCCCGACTATTGGCGCATGGCGCGGGCCATTTACGCGGCGGGCTTTCGGCGCGGCGAGCTGATCCACAACAGCTTCAGCTACCACTTTGTGCCTGCGGGCTCGATGATGGAAACCGGCGCGCATGCGCTGGGTTGCACCGTGTTCCCCGGCGGCACGGGCCAGACCGAGCAGCAGGTGCAGGCCATGGCCGAGCTGCAGCCTGCGGGCTACATCGGCACGCCCAGCTTTCTGAAAATCATTGTCGAAAAAGCTGCCGAGATGGGCGTGGCGCTGCCCACGGTGACCAAGGCGCTGGTCTCTGGCGAAGCCTTTCCACCATCGCTGCGCGACTGGTTTGCCGAGCGCGGCATTGCGGGATACCAGTGCTACGCCACCGCCGACCTGGGGTTGATTGCGTATGAAACCTCGGCCCGCGAAGGCCTGGTGCTGGACGAGGGCGTGATCGTCGAGATCGTGCGTCCCGGCACGGGCGACCCGGTGCCCGAGGGCGAAGTGGGCGAACTGGTCATCACCACGCTCAACCCCGACTACCCTCTCGTTCGCTTTGGTACCGGTGACCTGTCTGCCGTGCTGCCCGGCACCTGTCCCACGGGGCGCACGGGCACGCGCATTAAGGGCTGGATGGGCCGGGCCGACCAGACCACCAAGGTGCGCGGCATGTTTGTGCACCCGGGGCAGGTGGCGCAGATCGCCAAGCGTTTTCCGCAGGTATTGCGAGCGCGCCTCGTGGTCAGCGGCGAAATGGCCAACGACCAGATGGTGCTGCAGGTCGAGACCACTGAGACCGCCGAGGGTTTGGCCCACCAGCTCTCGGACGCGATCCGCGAGGTGACCAAGCTGCGCGGCGAGGTGCAGATGGTGCCGCCTGGCACGCTGCCCAACGACGGCCGGGTGATCGAAGATGCGCGCAGCTACCGCTGA
- a CDS encoding ABC transporter ATP-binding protein, which produces MDSNSNIVLNVNGIEVIYNHVILVLKGVSLQVREGSIVAILGGNGAGKTTTLRAISNLLQGERGAVTKGSIELRGERIENLSPADLVQRGVVQVMEGRHCFAHLTIEENLMTGSYTRTSKAEIAANLEKVYNYFPRLKTRRTSQAAYTSGGEQQMCAIGRALMANPSMVLLDEPSMGLAPQIVEEVFNIVKDLNTKEKVTFLLAEQNTNMALKYSDYGYIMESGRVVMDGAASDLASNEDVKEFYLGVGGGERKSFKDVKSYKRRKRWLA; this is translated from the coding sequence ATGGACTCCAACAGCAATATTGTTCTCAACGTCAACGGCATCGAGGTCATCTACAACCACGTGATCCTGGTGCTCAAGGGCGTCTCGCTGCAGGTGCGCGAGGGGTCCATCGTGGCCATCCTGGGAGGGAACGGGGCGGGCAAGACGACGACCCTGCGCGCCATCTCTAACCTTCTGCAGGGCGAGCGTGGTGCGGTCACCAAAGGCAGCATCGAGTTGCGCGGCGAGCGCATCGAAAACCTCTCGCCCGCCGACCTGGTGCAGCGCGGCGTGGTGCAGGTGATGGAGGGGCGGCACTGCTTTGCCCACCTGACCATTGAAGAGAACCTGATGACGGGCAGCTACACCCGCACCAGCAAGGCCGAGATCGCGGCCAATCTGGAGAAGGTCTACAACTACTTCCCGCGCCTCAAAACACGCCGCACGTCGCAGGCGGCCTACACGTCGGGCGGTGAGCAGCAGATGTGCGCCATCGGACGCGCGCTCATGGCCAACCCCAGCATGGTGCTGCTGGATGAACCATCGATGGGCCTGGCGCCGCAGATCGTGGAGGAGGTGTTCAACATCGTGAAGGACCTGAACACCAAGGAGAAGGTCACCTTCTTGCTGGCCGAGCAGAACACCAACATGGCCCTCAAGTATTCGGACTACGGCTACATCATGGAAAGCGGCCGCGTGGTGATGGACGGCGCCGCCAGCGACCTGGCCAGCAACGAGGACGTGAAAGAGTTCTACCTCGGCGTCGGTGGCGGTGAGCGCAAGAGTTTCAAGGATGTCAAAAGCTACAAGCGGCGCAAGCGCTGGTTGGCCTGA